The DNA window CGAATCACGAACGGCGAGTTCGTCGTCGGAGTAGCCGAGGTCGATGTTCAGCGGGTCGAGGGCGTCGAACCTCGGTGCGGTGTTGTGGGCGATCGTCGCGGTCATCGCGCTGCTCCTGACGGGGTCGTGGCGGGTGTGAAGTCTCCGGCGGCCACTTCTCTGGCTGCCGACTCGGTGGCCTTGTAGTGCAGCTTCTTTCCGGTGGCCGACACCGGCAGCTGATCGACGATCCGGTAGGCCCGTGGTCGCTTGAACTGCGACAGCATCGGGTGCGACCGGCAGTACGCGTCGAGGGCCGAGGCGGTCGGCGTGGCGCCCTCGGCGGGCACGACGTAGGCGACGACGAGTTGTCCCCACCGGTCGTCGGGAACACCGACGACGAGTGAATCCGCCACGTCCGGATGACCGTTGAGCGCCTCCTCGACCTGGACCGGGTGGACATTCTCCCCGCCGGAGATCAGCATGTCGTCCTTACGCCCGACGATGGTGACGAACTCGTTGCCGTCCCAGGTGGCCAGATCACCGATGTGCAGCCAGCTCCCCTTGTACTTGGCCTTCTCCTGCTGAGGTGAGTCGTAGTATGCCGCAGCACATTTGGGTGACCGGATAATCACCTCGCCCACCTCGGAGCCGTCCCGGGCGACGACGTCGTCCGGGTCGGCCAGTTCACCGTCGTCGCGGACCCGCACCACCCGGACGTCGTCGTCGATGCATGCGCGTCCCGCACTACCGGCCATCTCCGGGAGATCCGACGGCCGCAGGAAGGTGTTCCAGAATCCCTCGGTGCTGCCGTACCCGTTGAAGATCCGCGGGGTGAGGACCTCCTGATAGCGCAGCGCCGCTTCACGTTCCAGCGGCGCACCCATGGTGACGATGCCCTTCAGGCTGGACAGGTCGCGCGGGTCGGCTTCCTGGACGGCGGCGAGCATCGCGAGATTGGTCGGCGCCCCGATGAGGAAGGTGAGCCGGTAGCGCTGGACCCAGTCCAGGGTGAGCGCGGGATCGAAGGTACGCATCGGCACCAGCGACGACCCCAGATAGAACGTGGGATTGGGTCCCGCGCAATACAACCCGCCACGGTGGAACCACGGCGTCATATTCAGCGTGCGGTCCTCGGGTGCCAGCGGGAAATGCATGATCACGTCGTGTGCGGAGAAGATCTCGATGGCACTGTTCATGGGGACCGCCTTGGGCATCCCGGTGGTCCCGGACGTGTAGAGGCGAGTGGTCTCGTCGAAGATGCCGCGATCGGGCGCAGGCACATCACCGGCGCCGGGGAGATCCGTCCAGCGGATCGACACCGAACCGTCGACCAGGTCACCGCCGCCGACGCCGACGAGCAGCGCCGGCGTGTGGTCGGCACGGGCGATCGCCTCGGCAACCATGGCGGTGAGGTCGGTGTCGTAGACGTACACCCGAGGGCGGCTGACGTCGAGGATGACCGCGGTCTCCCCCGCGGCGAGCCGGAAGTTCACCGGCGATCCCACCGCGCCGGCGGCCTGCGCGGCGAGATAGAGCTGCGCGAACTCGGGGCCGTTGAACAGTTGGTAGGCCACCACGTCGCCGGTGGTGACGCCGTGGGCGTGCAACCCGGCGGCGAGGGATTCGACCACGGCGCCCAACTGCGCGTAGGTCCACTCGGTGCCGGTCACCGGGTCGATCATCGCCACCTTCGCGGCGTACCGGGCCACGTTGCGGCGGAACCCGTTCAGATACGTGAATTCGTGCTCGAAGAAGCTCCGGTACTGGTGCGCGTCGTAGACGTATGCAGGTGTGTCACTCATGGGTGATCTCCGTGATCCGAGGTCGGGTGATGGGGGTTCAGCCGGCCATGGTGAGTCCGCCGCTGACGCTGATCACCTGGCCGGTGATGAACGACGCCGTGGGCGAGGCGAAGAAGAGCACCGGTGCGGCGACCTCGTCGGGACGGGCCAGCCGACGGAACGGGATCGCCTTGACGAGAGCCTCTTTCAGCTTGTCCGGCTGCGCCTGGAAGAGCGGGGTGTCGGTGGGCCCGGGGCACACGGCGTTCACGGTGATTCGGTACCGCGCCATCTCGCGTGCCAGCGACTTCGACAGGGCGATGACACCGCCCTTGGCACCGGCGTAGATGGTCTCGCCCGCACTGCCCACTCGTCCGGCATCCGAGGCCAGGTTGATGACCCGGCCGCCCTGCCAGTCGTCGGACGTGGATGCCTCGACCATTCCGGGCAGGAACGCGCTGGCCATGTGCACCGGTCCGAGGTAGTTGATCGCGACGACCTTCTCGGCGAATTCCGTAGTGGCGTTGAGGAATTGGTCGGTGCGATCCCATCCGGCGGCGTTGACGAGGATGTCGGGCACACCCACGTCCGCGGTCACGGCGTCACGCAGCGCGTCGACCGTGGCGCGATCGGCCACGTCCACGCTCATCGGGACGATCGCCGGAGCCGCCTCCGCGGTACGCTTGGCGGCGTCGAGGTCGAGGTCGGCGGCGATCACGGTGGTGCCCTGTGCCGCGAAGGACTCGGCGATGGACTTGCCGATGCCCGACCCGGCACCGGTGACGACGGCAATGCTGTTGGTACTCATGTGCTTTCCTCTGCTTGTTGCGGGCGCGTGATCGGCGCTCAGATGGCGGCGAACTTGTTGAACTCGGGCATGCGCTTCTCGGCGAAGGCCGCGGCGCCCTCGGCGCCCTCATCGGTGTGGTGAGTGAAGAGGTCCAGGGCGGTCATGGCCATGTTCGAGAGACCGGCCTGATGATCGGTGTCGGCGTTGAAGCTCTGTTTGAGCATGCGGATGGCGGTCGGCGACTTCTCGGCGATCTCGGTGGCCACCTTCTTGGCCTCGTCGAGCAGGTCGGCGGCCGGGACGACCCAGTTGACCAGGCCCCAGCGCTCGGCAGTCTCGGCGTCGTATTGCCGGCAGAGATACCAGATCTCGCGGGCGCGCTTCTCGCCCACGACGCGCGCCAGGAAGGCCGAGCCGAAGCCGGCGTCGAAGGAGCCGACCTTGGGTCCGGACTGACCGAAGCGGGCGGTGTCGGCGGCGATGGTGAGATCGCACAGGACGTGCAGCACGTGGCCGCCGCCGATAGCGAGGCCGTTCACCGCGGCGATGACCGGCTTGGGGATGTCGCGAATCGTCTTGTGCAGGTTGCCGATCTCGAACATGCCGCTCTCGCTCGGTCCGTAGTCGCCGGTCTCGGCGCGCTGTTTGACATCGCCACCGGTACAGAAGGCCTTCTCCCCAGCACCGGTAAGGATGACCGCCTGCACGCTGCGGTCGGCCCAGGCGCGGCGGAAGGCGTTGATCATTTCCTCCACGGTCTTCGCGCGGAACGCGTTGTACCGCTGCGGCCGGTTCATCGTGATGATCGCGGTCCGTCCCTCGACCGTGTAGTCGATGTCCTGGTAATCCATCCTGCTCACTCCTCGGTAATCCATCAGCGGTTGTGAATACTCGCTCGTATGTGAATGAACGTACATTCACCGCGTGTTCGCGCCAAGGGCCGGGGTCGATCTCGAGTGGTCGATGCAGGTCATCGGTCGCATCTTCACCAGGGACGGCACTAGACTCACGTGCAGGCCGGGACCGCTATCGAGCGACGGAGGGCCCATGGCCGTCAACGAACAGCACGAGCATCACGTCGGTGGCGTGGACAGTCACGATGAGACCACCGCCTACCTGGAGAAGCGGAAGCTGCAGAGCGGAAGTGCGGGATGGCTGCTGCTGGCCGGGCTCGGCGTCAGCTATGTCGTGTCGGGTGACTACTCCGGATGGAACTTTGGTCTCGGCGAGGGCGGTTTCGGTGGTCTGGCGATCGCCGCCGTGATCATCGCGGCGATGTACTTCGCGCTCGTCCTGGGGATGGCCGAACTGTCCTCGGCCCTCCCCGCGGCGGGCGGCGGCTACACCTTCGCTCGCCGGGCACTCGGCCCGTGGGGCGGATTCGCCACCGGCACAGCGATTCTCATCGAGTACTCGATCGCGCCTGCCGCCATTGCGACGTTCATCGGCGCCTACGTGGAGTCACTGAACATCTTCGGCATCACCGACGGATGGTGGGTGTACCTCGCCGCCTACGCCGTTTTCATCGGCATTCATCTCGCCGGCGTCGGCGAAGCGCTCAAGGTCATGTTCGCGATCACCGCCATCGCGCTGATCGGACTCATCGTCTTCGCGGTGACGGCCATCGGCCACTTCGACGCCGCCAATCTGACGAATATCGCGCCCACCGACGCGGCCGGTGCGTCGGAGTTCCTGCCCTTCGGATATCTCGGCATCTGGTCGGCCATCCCCTTTGCCATCTGGTTCTTCCTGGCCGTCGAGGGTGTCCCGCTGGCCGCCGAGGAAACGTCCAACCCCGAACGCAATGTGCCACGGGGCATCATCGCGGCGATGAGTGTCCTGCTGGTCACGTGTGCGGCCGTTCTCATCCTGACCACCGCCGCCGGCGGGGCGTCGGAGATGTCGGAGTCGGGCAACCCGCTCGTGGAAGCGCTCGGCGACGGTTCGGCCGCCAAGATCGTCAACTACATCGGACTGGCCGGACTGATCGCGAGTTTCTTCTCGATCATCTACGCCTACTCCCGACAGTTGTTCGCACTGTCACGCGCCGGTTATCTGCCGACCACGCTGTCGGTCACCAACCGGCGTAAGGCACCGATGCTCGCGCTCATCGTGCCCGGCGTCATCGGCTTCGTGCTGTCGCTCACCGGCAAGGGCGAACTGCTGCTGAACATGGCGGTCTTCGGCGCGGCGCTGAGCTACGTGCTGATGATGGTGAGCCACATCGTGTTACGCGTACGCGAGCCCGGCATGCGACGACCGTATCGCACGCCCGGCGGCATCGTGACCACCGGTTTCGCTCTCACCATCGCGGCGATCGCGGTCATCGCGACCTTCCTCGTGGACGTGGTGGCCGCGTGCTGGTGCCTCGGCGTCTTCGCGTTGTTCATGCTGTACTTCGCGGTGTACAGCCGACACCGCCTGGTGGCGAACTCGCCCGACGAGGAGTTCGCGGCGCTGGCCGCGGCCGAGGAGGATGTCCGGTGAGATTCACCCAGTCGGTGTCCGGCACCACCTACACCTTCGACGGTCTTGTCGACCTGATGGCCAAGGCCACGCCCCGGCGTTCAGGTGACGAGTTGGCCGGCTGCGCCGCGGACTCGGATGCCGAACGCGCCGCAGCCGCATGGCAATTGGCCGATGTCGGGTTGTCGGTGTTTCTCGAGGACCTCGTGGTGCCCTACGAGTCGGACGAGATCACGCGGCTCATCATCGACACCCACGACCGCGCCGCGTTCGCCGAGATCGCCCACCTGACCGTCGGCGGCTTCCGGGACTGGTTGCTGGAGAACTCCACTCGGGGTGACAGCGCGGCCCGGATCGCCGCGATCGCACCCGGGCTCACTCCCGAGATGGTGGCCGCCACATCCAAGATCATGCGCAATCAGGATCTGATCCTGGTCGCCGGGTCGGCGTCGGTCACCTCGGCCTTCCGCACCACCATCGGACTCGAGGGCCGCATCGCCACCCGCCTGCAACCCAATCACCCCACCGACGATCCGCGCGGCATCGCCGCGGCCACCCTGGACGGTCTGCTGATGGGCTGCGGCGACGCGGTGATCGGGATCAACCCGGCAACGGACTCACCACACGCCACCGCAGACCTGCTGCATCTGCTCGACGACATCCGGCAGCGCTTCGAGATCCCCATGCAGTCGTGCGTGCTGTCCCATGTGACGACGACGGTCGGACTCATCGAACAGGGCGTGCCGGTGGATCTCCTGTTCCAATCGATCGCCGGAACCGAAAGCGCCAACCGGAGTTTCGGCGTCACGGTGGCCATGCTGCGCGAAGCCGACGAAGCCGGGCGCTCTCTGCGCCGCGGTACGGTCGGCGACAACGTGATGTATCTGGAGACCGGACAGGGATCGGCGCTGTCGGCCGGCGCCCATCTTGGTACCGGAGGCCGGCCCGTCGACCAGCAGACTCTGGAAACCCGCGCCTACGGCCTGGCCCGGGTCCTCGAGCCACTGCTCATCAACACCGTCGTCGGGTTCATCGGACCCGAGTATCTCTATGACGGCAAACAGATCATCCGGGCGGGACTCGAGGACCACTTCTGCGGCAAACTCCTCGGGCTGCCGATGGGTGTGGACGTCTGCTACACCAACCACGCTGAGGCCGACCAGGACGACATGGACACCCTGCTCACCCTGCTCGGCGTGGCCGGCGCCGCGTTCGTGATCGCCGTGCCCGGGGCCGACGACATCATGCTGGGCTACCAGAGTCTGTCCTTCCACGACGCCCTCTACGTACGCCACGCCCTCGACCTGCGGCCCGCGCCCGAATTCGAGGCATGGCTCACCCGGCTCGGAATGGCCGATGACCACGGCCGCATCCTGCCGGTCGACCCGACGTCCTCACCGCTGTTCTCACTGGCGGCGGGCAGATGAGCGAGCCGACGCGCTCCGCCGACGTCTGGGCCGACCTCCGGCGTACCACTCAAGCTCGGATCGGTCTGGGCCGTGCAGGCAATTCACTTCCCACGCAACGGGTTCTGGAGTTCCAGGCCGCACACGCCGCGGCCCGAGACGCCGTGCACGACCCGTTGGACGTGCCGGCATTCATCGCCCACCTCGAGGATCTCGGCATCGAGTCACCACGGCACGTACGCAGCCGGGCGGACTCACGCGGGGAGTACCTGCGACGCCCCGACCTCGGCCGTGCGCCCGCGGATCTGTCCGAACTGCCCCGGACCGACGCCGACATCGGCATCGTGCTCGCCGATGGGTTGTCGCCGCGAGCGCTGGTCGATCACGGCCGCGGCATGCTCGCCGCGCTCGTCGACACCCTCGGGCCGCGCTACCGGATCGCGCCACCGGTGGTCGCGACCCAGGCTCGGGTGGCGCTCGGTGATCACATCGGTGAGGCACTCGGGGTGACGACGCTGATCGTCGTCATCGGCGAACGGCCCGGCCTGTCGGTCGCCGACAGCTTGGGCATCTACCTGACGCACCGACCGCGGCCGGGGCGCACCGACGCCGACCGCAACTGCATCTCCAACATCCACCCGCCGGACGGACTCGGATACGCCGCGGCCGCCGACATCACCGCCCGCCTGGTCGCCGGGGCACGCGATCTCGGCCGGTCGGGGGTGGAACTGAAAGACACCTCGCGAGCCGCGATCGACGCCGCGGAGACGACAGTGATCGAAGGCTGACGGTGACCGACGGATCGCGGGATCAGGAGGCCAGGATCTTGGCCTTCTGCGCCGCGAACTCGTCGTCGGTGAGGATCCCCTGCTGATAGAGCGCCGCGAGTTCCTTGAGCTGATCGATGGTGCTCGATCCGGGTGCGGCCGGGGCCGGTTGGGCGGGCGCCGGTTGGGCGGGCGCGGGTTGGGCGGGCGCCGGTTCCGCGTACTGGGGTTGGCTGTACTGGGGTTGGGTGTACTGGGGTTGGCTGTAATGGGGCTGTTGCTGGGTGTAGCGCTCCTGTTCCTGCTGCGCCCACCGGTTCGCCTGGCGGCGCGAGACCCGGTTGCTGACCGCGGTGGCGGTACCGGCGATGGCTGCGGTGCGGGCGACCCCGCGAATCAGACCTGGCATGACTTCTCCTCGTATGGTGCGAGTGATGATGGTGTTCGGGACATCAGCGCTCGAGCGGGTTCACGATTCACCGGCTTCGAGGCTCTCGAGCAGCGCGTCGACCGGGACGCGACCCGATGCGACCACCTGTCCGCCGTTGTTGCGCAGGGCGGTCGCGAATGGCGCGGCCCACAGGTTCTCCCACACGATGATGGCGGCCGACGCACCGGGCGCGATCGCGACAGCGGCCTCGGCCACATCGTCGTCGTCGATGAGATCTGTTGCGGCACCGTCGAACACGGAGAACTCTGCACCCAACTCCTCGAGCTCGAACTGCGTGACGACTCCGTCGGCAGACTTCGCCACGAAGACGATGTCGATCAGGCGGACAATTCCGCGGTCGATCAGGTCGATGATGTGCGGAATCGATTCGCCGGTCGGTTGGCCCTCGGTCCACTCGACCACGATGTAGTCGATGGGACCGAGATCGCGCTCGGTCGCATTGTCCGTCACGTCCAGATTCTCTGTCGCGTCGTATCCCTCCACGGGCGGCCTCATCGCGGCTGCCGGCCGGAGTGCCGGTAGCGCGCATCGGAACATCTCGATCGTAGGCGTGGCGACATCCCGCAGATACGTTCTGTGCAGCCCGTCCCGATGAATTCACCCCCGCCGGGCGATGCCGACGCCGATCGCCGACATGAACAACAGGTGCCGCGGGCCCGACGCACGCGTGCCACTATCCTGACCGGGTGCCTGAAATCGCCCCGACGCGATGGTCGATCCGCGCGATCGTCGTCGGCGTCCTGATCGCTGCTGCGGGCATCTGCTACTCGTCGTGGGTCCTGGAGTTCCTCTGGCCCAGCCCGCTCGATCCGTTCCGCAGCTTCCTCAGCGAGCTGGACGCCCAGCACTGCCCCCACCGCGAGGTGTATGTGGCCGGTGACGTGACCACGAGCGTCTGCGCGCTGATCGCCGGAGCGGTGGCCCTCATCCCACGGCCTCTGGTCCGCGGCCGGCTCGCGGTGGCCGCAGTCGTCCTACTCGCCGCCTTCGGCGCGTCGACGATGGCCGACGCACTGCTGCCGATCGAATGCCTCGCCGGAATCGATCCCGGTTGCCGGGCCGAGCCCAGTGGCCTCCTGCCGCAGCTGCATCACATTCACGCACTCACCAGCACGCTCGCCGTGTTCTCGATCTTCGGCGCGATGATCGCCGCCACCCTCGTCGCCTGGCGCACTCCCGCCTGGCCGCTGTTACGCACCGCGGGGACCGTCGTGTTCGCGATCATCGTGCTGTCCACCGCGTGGATGCTGATCGCCGACAATCTGTCGGGCAACTACCGGCTCGGACTCGCCCAGCGCATCCAGGTGGGAGGGATGACCGTCTGGCTGGTGCTCTGGGGGGTCACCGTCGCCTGCCGGCGGGTCCCGGCCGGGCCGGGCAGCACCGGTCGATACCGAGCAGGTCAGCCCAGATCGATGACGCCGGCCGCCGGACCGTCGTCATAGAGCGCGCCGATGTGCTCGGCATACTTGGCGCTGATCGGCTTGCGTCGCAGCTTCATCGTGGGCGTCAGCTCGTCCCCGCCGGGGTCCCAGGCGTCCGGGATGATCGTGAAGCGCTTGACCTGCTCGACCCGGGACAGCTTCCCGTTGCCGGTCCGGATGGCCTCGGTCACCTCCGCGACGACCTCCGGGTGTCCGGCCAGTTCGGCGATGTCGGCCTCGGGGATGCTGAGCATCTTGGCGCGCGCCGCCGCGGCGTCCGGATCGAGAACCACCAGCGCGGAGACGTATGGCCGGCCGTCGCCGATCGCCACGACCTGACCGATCAGTGACCATGCCGCCTTCATCGCATTCTCGATGTTGGTGGGCGACATGTTCTTACCGGACTCGTTGATGATGAGTTCCTTCTTGCGATCGACGATCCGCACATTGCCTTCGTCGTCGATCTCGGCGATGTCACCGGTCGCCAGCCACCCGTCGGCATCGATGGTCTCGGCCGTCTTGTCGGGCTGGTTGCGGTATCCCCGCATGACGACCGGCCCGCGGATGAGCAACTCGCCGTCGGCGGCCAGCTTGGCCTGGACGCCGTGCACCGGGCGGCCTACGGTACCGACCTTGAGGTTGTCGGCGGTGGTCATGGTCGACACCCCCGTCGTCTCCGACATCCCCCACACCTCGAGGACCGGGATACCCAGCCCCAGGAAGAAGACGAGCACCTCGGGTGGGATGGCCGCCGCGCCGCTTCCGGCGAAGGTGATCTGATCCATGCCGATGGCCGCCCTTACCTTTTGCAGTACCAGCTTGTCGGCCAGCGCATGCTGAGCCCGAAGGGCCGGGCCGGGGTCACGGCCGTCCACGTGCGCCTGCGCCATCGCCGCGCCCACCCCCAACGCCCACCCCGCCAGCTTCTTCTTGACCGGGCTCGACTCTCCGGACATCTTGGCCTCGATACCGGCGCGGATCTTCTGCCAGACCCGCGGCACGCCGAAGAAGAAGGTCGGGCGGACATCCGGTAGCGCGGCGGCGATCTCCCGCGGGTCGGCGACGGTGGTGACCTGGATGCCGCGCACCAGATTCGCCCCGTGCGAGGACACGCGGTCGGCGATGTGTGCGGCCGGGAGATAAGAGATCACCCGGTCGTCGAACCCGACCTCGACCTCCTCGGCCAGGATCGCGAGTTCCGCGATCATGTTGCGGTGGGTGATCTCGACGCCCTTCGGGGGTCCGGTGGTGCCCGAGGTGTAGATGATGGTCGCCAGATCGTCGGGCCGCACGGCCTGCCAGGCCGCGTCGAAATCGAAATCGGCCGCCGGGTCACGTTCCAGGTCGTCGAGTGAGATCGCTTCGGACGCAACGCCATCCACCACGATGGTCGACGTCACCTTGGTCGACGCCGCGCGGATCACCGGGAGGAACACCTGCTCGGTGACGACGACGGTGTTGCCCGCATTCCCGAACAGATACTCGATCTGCTCGGGCGAACTCGTGTTGTAGACCGAGAACGGCACCGCGCCGAGATGCAGCGCTGCGGTGTCGATCAGATGGAACTCCGGCCGGTTGGTCAGCATGATGCCGACAGTGTCCCCGTGGCCCACCCCGAGCGCGGCCAGACCGGCGGCCAGCGCGCGCACCCGGCCCGCGTACTGCGCCCAGGTGATCTCCTGTATCCCGCCGACGGTTCGCAGCGCCACCGCGTCGGGACGCACCGTCACCGTCTGCGCGAAGGCCTCCGGCAGTGTCGAGACCGCGACTCCGGTCGTGTGCGGGAAGGTGATCGGGTCCAGGTCGGCCATGAGGTCCTCGTCTCGCCGGGGGTGTGGTTCACATCACCGTACCGAGCCGTGCGCACCGGCGGACCGGCTTGTCCAAAAAGGTAATCGAATGGTAAAAGCCGCAGGCGAGGGTGCTCGCGCCTGGGTCAGATGGGTCGCAGGCGAGGGTGCTCGCGCCTGGGTCAGATGGGTCGCAGCGTCACACCTGCGCTCAACGCTCCCTCGGAGACCGTCTGAGCGAACACATCACCCACCCGAAGCGTGTACGGGCCGTTCCCGGACCGCAGATTGCGAACCTCGAACGGAAGGCGGCACCCATCGTCGGCGCGGATCATCGCGCCGAGCGTCGTCGAGCCCACCCGTTCGCCCCGGTCGTCGAAGATGATCACCGGCGTTCGTTCCGCGACTACGCCGCCCGGCGCGGCCGCGGTCCCGCTCGCACAGTCGACGGCCACGCCGCCGCTCGCGGTGAAGAAGTGCGAGAACACCAGCCCCAGAACCAGCGCACCGATCGCGATCGCCACCAGGATGGCACCGCCGATCGAGCTGATGAGGATCACCCAGAATCGGGTCTTGCGCTGCCATGTCCGCAGCGGGAGTGCCGGGCCCGAATCGAGCCAGTACTCGCCGACGGCGGTACCGGCGGCCGGCTGTTGCCATCCCGACGGGGAATGCTGTTCGAAAGGACCGGATGCCATGGCGTCCAGTGTGCCCCAACGGCACCCGCCGGTGTGAGCGCCCGGTCGCTACTTCTTGGGCGGGAAGTACTTGATGAGCGCTTCCTGGATCACCGAGGTCGCCAGCGTGCCGTCACGCATCCAGAAACGGCCCGACCCCATACCGCGCGATCCCGTCGCCACCGGCGAACGCGTGGCGTACAGCAACCAGTCGTCGAAGCGGAACTCGCGATGGAACCACATCGAGTGGTTCACCGTCGCGGCGAAGAGCCGATCGATACCCCACGACAGTCCGTGCGTGGTGATGATCGAGTCGAGGACGGTGGTGTCGGAGGCGTAACACATTGCCGCGACGTGCATGATCGGGTCGTCGGGCATGGCACCGTCGGCCTTCATCCAGACCCGGTTGTCCTTGAGCTTCTCCCCCGCCTCGCGCACCTTCCAGGTCGGGTCGTTGGCGAAACGGATGTCGATGGGGTGCAGCGCGTTGACGAATGTCGCGATCCGATCCTCGAAACCCTTGAAATGCTCACCCAGAGTGGGCAATTCCTCCGGGTACGGGACGTTGGGGATCTCGACGGCATGCTCGAGCCCGGCCGTGTTGTCCTGAAAGGCAACGAGCATCGTGAAGATCTCCTCGCCCTTTTGGACGGCCGTCACCTGCCGGTTCGCGAAGGACTTCCCGTCACGGAACCGCGCGACGTGGTACTCCATCGGCTGCTCCACGTCGCCACCCCGGATGAAGTGGGCATGCAGGGCGTGGATGGGCGGATTGCCCCGGGTCAGGGTCCGGGCCGCGGCCACCACGCCCTGGCCGAGCAACTGCCCGCCGAAGGTCCGAGCGGTCTTCTGCTCGGGATGGGCGCCGATGAACAGATTGTCGTCACGCCGCTCCACGTCGAGAAGTGCGAGCAGCTTACCGAGGTCGTCGGATTCGTCGGCGGTCATGAGTGTTCACCCTATGCCCGTGATTCGACGAGGTACCCGGCGGGTCAGTGGTCCTGTTCGCCGATGCGGTGCACGTGGATCATGTTGGTGGAACCCACCGTTCCCGGCGGAGCACCGGCCACGATGACCACCACATCACCCTGCTTGAGACGTCCGATCCGCAAGAGTTGGTGATCGACCTGATCGATCATGTG is part of the Gordonia bronchialis DSM 43247 genome and encodes:
- a CDS encoding AMP-dependent synthetase/ligase; this encodes MADLDPITFPHTTGVAVSTLPEAFAQTVTVRPDAVALRTVGGIQEITWAQYAGRVRALAAGLAALGVGHGDTVGIMLTNRPEFHLIDTAALHLGAVPFSVYNTSSPEQIEYLFGNAGNTVVVTEQVFLPVIRAASTKVTSTIVVDGVASEAISLDDLERDPAADFDFDAAWQAVRPDDLATIIYTSGTTGPPKGVEITHRNMIAELAILAEEVEVGFDDRVISYLPAAHIADRVSSHGANLVRGIQVTTVADPREIAAALPDVRPTFFFGVPRVWQKIRAGIEAKMSGESSPVKKKLAGWALGVGAAMAQAHVDGRDPGPALRAQHALADKLVLQKVRAAIGMDQITFAGSGAAAIPPEVLVFFLGLGIPVLEVWGMSETTGVSTMTTADNLKVGTVGRPVHGVQAKLAADGELLIRGPVVMRGYRNQPDKTAETIDADGWLATGDIAEIDDEGNVRIVDRKKELIINESGKNMSPTNIENAMKAAWSLIGQVVAIGDGRPYVSALVVLDPDAAAARAKMLSIPEADIAELAGHPEVVAEVTEAIRTGNGKLSRVEQVKRFTIIPDAWDPGGDELTPTMKLRRKPISAKYAEHIGALYDDGPAAGVIDLG
- a CDS encoding acyl-CoA thioesterase translates to MTADESDDLGKLLALLDVERRDDNLFIGAHPEQKTARTFGGQLLGQGVVAAARTLTRGNPPIHALHAHFIRGGDVEQPMEYHVARFRDGKSFANRQVTAVQKGEEIFTMLVAFQDNTAGLEHAVEIPNVPYPEELPTLGEHFKGFEDRIATFVNALHPIDIRFANDPTWKVREAGEKLKDNRVWMKADGAMPDDPIMHVAAMCYASDTTVLDSIITTHGLSWGIDRLFAATVNHSMWFHREFRFDDWLLYATRSPVATGSRGMGSGRFWMRDGTLATSVIQEALIKYFPPKK